A genomic segment from Legionella quinlivanii encodes:
- a CDS encoding VOC family protein — MLEPSAVIIYVSNVATSSSFYQDLLGINPEELSPAFSAFQLQNGMTIGLKDRQTVEPVAEGNGGFELAVTVTTKEQVDVLFKQWKHRGISVAQAPATLAYGYTFVALDPDNNRIRVVALENKES; from the coding sequence ATGTTAGAACCCAGTGCTGTAATCATCTATGTAAGCAATGTCGCCACGAGCAGTTCCTTTTATCAGGATTTGTTAGGAATAAACCCAGAGGAACTTTCCCCAGCCTTCAGTGCATTTCAGCTGCAAAATGGTATGACCATCGGTTTGAAAGACAGGCAAACAGTTGAACCGGTTGCAGAGGGAAATGGAGGATTTGAATTGGCCGTCACGGTTACAACTAAGGAGCAGGTTGACGTGCTGTTTAAGCAATGGAAGCATAGAGGAATATCTGTTGCCCAAGCGCCCGCGACGCTGGCTTATGGATATACTTTTGTCGCTCTGGATCCTGATAATAACCGGATTCGGGTGGTGGCTTTGGAGAATAAGGAGAGTTAA